From the genome of Deltaproteobacteria bacterium, one region includes:
- a CDS encoding ammonia-forming cytochrome c nitrite reductase subunit c552, with product MKKTKFVLVVALIIAAGGLLVFACSPSKPEPVRTVTIADGDFDPANWGKAYPLEYESWLKTKDPKPAGKSKYKKGYDTDRVIYDKLSEFPYMPLLFNGWGFGVEYNEPRGHHYMLIDQLEIDPSRLKAGGVCLTCKTPYAPKLQQEMGLNYFQLPYVEVHSKIPSQFQKLGVACADCHDNKTLNPKLSRWTLKKALADMGKDVNQIGRQELRSLACAQCHVTYVISKDKEMKSTGVFFPWQGSKVGDISVENIIKVIKSDPANLEWKQAVTGFKLGFVRHPEYEFYSRNSIHWKANVACADCHMPYTKVGANKISDHNVMSPLKNDMRACQQCHTETSQWLTEQVIAIQDRTVSMMNRAGYAAAVSAKLFETAHKAQEQGKNIDKAFYQQAKSLYEEAMYRIIFIGAENSVGFHNPSEAGRICGDAVAMAMKAEALLRQTLAKAGVDVPADINMEMSKYLNNRGVKKLKFRPELEFKDPFGIQEMITPVKSMGK from the coding sequence ACCGGAGCCGGTCAGGACCGTAACCATTGCCGACGGAGATTTTGATCCGGCCAACTGGGGCAAGGCCTATCCCCTGGAATATGAATCCTGGCTCAAGACCAAAGATCCCAAACCGGCCGGAAAAAGTAAATATAAAAAGGGCTATGACACGGATCGGGTCATCTACGATAAATTAAGCGAATTCCCCTACATGCCTCTCCTCTTTAACGGCTGGGGGTTTGGCGTGGAGTACAATGAACCCCGGGGGCATCATTATATGCTCATCGACCAATTGGAGATTGATCCTTCCCGCCTCAAGGCCGGGGGCGTCTGCCTGACCTGCAAGACCCCCTATGCCCCGAAGCTGCAACAAGAAATGGGGCTCAATTATTTCCAACTTCCCTACGTGGAAGTACACAGTAAAATTCCTTCTCAATTCCAAAAATTGGGCGTGGCCTGCGCCGATTGCCATGACAACAAGACCCTGAACCCCAAACTGAGCCGTTGGACTTTGAAAAAGGCCCTGGCCGACATGGGCAAGGATGTGAATCAGATCGGCCGCCAGGAGCTGCGCAGTCTGGCTTGCGCCCAATGCCATGTGACCTACGTCATCAGCAAAGATAAGGAGATGAAATCGACGGGAGTCTTCTTTCCCTGGCAGGGCAGTAAGGTCGGGGATATTTCCGTTGAGAACATCATCAAGGTCATCAAAAGTGATCCGGCCAATCTGGAATGGAAACAAGCCGTCACTGGTTTTAAGCTGGGCTTTGTCCGCCACCCGGAATATGAATTTTACAGCCGCAACAGTATCCACTGGAAGGCCAATGTGGCCTGTGCCGATTGCCATATGCCTTACACCAAGGTGGGGGCCAACAAGATTTCGGATCATAATGTCATGAGTCCCTTGAAAAACGATATGCGGGCCTGTCAGCAATGTCATACGGAAACCTCCCAGTGGTTGACGGAACAGGTGATCGCCATCCAGGACCGCACCGTTTCCATGATGAATCGGGCCGGGTATGCAGCGGCCGTTTCGGCCAAACTTTTTGAGACGGCCCATAAGGCCCAGGAACAGGGCAAAAATATCGATAAGGCCTTTTATCAGCAAGCCAAAAGTCTATACGAAGAAGCCATGTACCGGATCATCTTTATCGGTGCGGAAAATTCCGTGGGCTTTCACAATCCTTCTGAAGCCGGCCGGATCTGCGGCGATGCCGTGGCCATGGCCATGAAGGCCGAGGCCCTGCTGAGACAGACCCTGGCCAAAGCCGGGGTGGATGTGCCGGCAGATATTAATATGGAAATGTCCAAGTATTTAAATAATCGAGGGGTTAAGAAGCTCAAATTCAGACCGGAGTTGGAATTCAAGGACCCCTTCGGGATCCAGGAGATGATAACCCCTGTTAAGTCCATGGGGAAATGA
- a CDS encoding indolepyruvate oxidoreductase subunit beta translates to MKPLIQDPYNIILAGVGGQGNVLASRVLANMLSRQGYFLTIGETFGASQRGGSVMSHLRVSAASTWSPQIPKGKAHIIIALEPVEAIRILATYGNRQVTVLTNTRPVYPVSVIAGECNYPETDIIKKTLERLSARVWLIDATEEAMKLGNPILSNIIMIGAVGGLGLLPIQLEDFVSVIGETFPEKLLSVNQQAFEIGQNKVKK, encoded by the coding sequence ATGAAACCATTAATCCAAGATCCCTATAACATCATCCTGGCCGGAGTCGGAGGCCAGGGCAATGTCCTGGCCTCCCGGGTACTGGCCAACATGCTTTCCAGGCAGGGGTACTTTCTGACCATTGGAGAAACCTTTGGAGCCTCCCAGAGGGGAGGTTCGGTGATGAGCCACCTCCGCGTATCCGCCGCCTCCACCTGGAGCCCTCAAATTCCAAAAGGAAAGGCCCACATCATTATCGCCCTGGAACCTGTCGAAGCCATCCGTATCCTGGCCACCTATGGCAACCGTCAGGTAACTGTGTTGACCAACACCCGCCCGGTCTACCCGGTGAGTGTCATTGCCGGAGAATGCAACTACCCTGAAACGGATATCATCAAAAAAACATTAGAAAGATTATCCGCCCGGGTTTGGTTGATCGATGCCACAGAGGAAGCCATGAAACTGGGAAATCCCATTCTCAGCAACATTATCATGATCGGAGCGGTCGGCGGCTTGGGTCTTCTCCCGATCCAGTTGGAAGATTTTGTCTCGGTGATCGGGGAGACCTTCCCCGAGAAACTTCTGAGTGTCAACCAGCAGGCCTTCGAAATCGGTCAAAATAAGGTGAAAAAATAA
- a CDS encoding cytochrome c codes for MERLFGVRSLEFGEKKARFLWPIKWLRVVAAFLGIISTAIFFGWNSPGQAQGPEKQIQEGKKLFEGTCADCHRLNGQGLPNKFPALDGNPFVVGEATKVIDTVLNGRKGKLGQMPTWKDTFNDQQLAAIISYVRQSWSNKGTAVAAEMVKKRRK; via the coding sequence ATGGAAAGACTGTTCGGAGTTCGGAGTTTGGAGTTCGGAGAAAAGAAAGCTCGTTTCTTGTGGCCTATTAAGTGGCTTCGAGTAGTGGCTGCTTTCCTGGGGATTATTTCAACAGCTATTTTTTTCGGCTGGAATTCGCCGGGGCAGGCCCAGGGGCCGGAAAAGCAAATCCAGGAAGGGAAGAAGTTGTTTGAAGGGACCTGTGCCGACTGCCACCGCCTCAACGGCCAAGGCCTGCCGAACAAATTCCCGGCTTTGGATGGAAATCCCTTCGTGGTCGGTGAGGCGACCAAGGTGATTGATACGGTCTTAAATGGTCGTAAAGGGAAATTAGGCCAGATGCCGACATGGAAAGATACCTTTAATGATCAGCAACTGGCCGCCATCATCAGTTATGTGCGCCAGTCCTGGTCGAATAAAGGCACTGCCGTCGCAGCCGAGATGGTCAAGAAAAGGCGGAAATAG
- a CDS encoding 4Fe-4S binding protein has translation MKWTKEAEEAVSRVPFFVRKKVKKKVEEEAARCRSSEVTLEHVQASQKRFLKEMDREVQGFQVETCFGPSGCPNRVVDGEGIAQVLEGELGKRDLKSFLKERVKGPLKLHHEFRVSLSCCPNACSRPQIVDFGLIGAKRPRVSKESCTQCGACLEACQEGAISLNEGAENPAIDFEKCLSCGQCITACPTGTLQEDSQGFRVLVGGKLGRHPQLGKDLGEIYSKDEMLNVLNHYLDFYQTHCQKGERLGEILNRLAGNERGSVFY, from the coding sequence ATGAAATGGACCAAAGAAGCGGAAGAGGCGGTCTCCCGGGTCCCCTTTTTTGTTCGAAAAAAGGTTAAAAAGAAAGTCGAAGAAGAAGCGGCCCGTTGCCGGAGTTCCGAAGTCACCCTGGAGCACGTCCAAGCCAGCCAGAAGCGCTTTCTTAAAGAGATGGACCGGGAGGTTCAAGGCTTTCAGGTGGAGACCTGTTTCGGACCGTCCGGCTGCCCCAACCGGGTCGTGGACGGTGAAGGAATCGCTCAAGTCCTGGAAGGAGAACTCGGCAAAAGAGACTTGAAATCTTTTTTAAAAGAACGGGTTAAGGGTCCGTTAAAGCTGCACCATGAATTCCGGGTTTCCCTTTCCTGCTGTCCTAATGCCTGTTCCCGTCCCCAGATCGTCGACTTCGGCCTCATCGGGGCTAAACGCCCCAGGGTTTCCAAAGAATCCTGCACGCAATGTGGCGCCTGCCTTGAAGCTTGTCAGGAAGGGGCCATTAGCTTAAATGAAGGCGCAGAGAACCCGGCCATCGATTTTGAAAAATGTCTTTCCTGCGGCCAATGTATTACGGCCTGCCCGACAGGCACGCTCCAAGAGGATTCCCAAGGTTTCCGGGTTCTGGTGGGCGGTAAACTCGGCCGCCATCCTCAATTGGGAAAAGACCTGGGGGAAATATATTCCAAAGATGAGATGCTCAATGTCCTGAATCACTATCTGGATTTTTACCAGACCCATTGTCAGAAAGGCGAGCGGTTGGGGGAGATTTTAAATCGCTTGGCAGGTAACGAAAGGGGTTCTGTTTTTTATTAA